TTGCCTATCTTTTTGGCCAGAGCCGGGTCCATTACCGCAGTTATGTCTTTTTCTACAAGAGGTTTTGATCTTACTCTCGACTCTATTTTGGCGATTCTTTCAAGGATCTTGCTCTTATCCACAATAAAATCCCGGATTACAGGAAAACCCTTCAAGGGTTCAAGAACGATATCCCTGTCATTTTTTATAGGAGTAAAACATGCCATCATCGGTTCGCCGTCAAGCATCATGGCACAACGTCCGCATACCCTTCCCCGGCAGGAATAATCAAAGGCAATTGCTTCGTGGTTCTCATGAACATATACTATTATTTCAAGAACCGTTATGTTTTTCTTCCATGGAACATTATAGATTTTGTAATAAGGTTTTGCATCCATTGCC
This Pseudomonadota bacterium DNA region includes the following protein-coding sequences:
- a CDS encoding 4Fe-4S dicluster domain-containing protein, which codes for MDAKPYYKIYNVPWKKNITVLEIIVYVHENHEAIAFDYSCRGRVCGRCAMMLDGEPMMACFTPIKNDRDIVLEPLKGFPVIRDFIVDKSKILERIAKIESRVRSKPLVEKDITAVMDPALAKKIGNLEWCCRCLCCVAACPVINEMKEPEKFIGPAGIVAFGLRYYDPFDELDRVLEAVQNGLYACIMCGNCNNVCPAAEIDHLGLYGELRKEAEKKGLNT